A genomic region of Actinomycetota bacterium contains the following coding sequences:
- a CDS encoding thiolase family protein: MARELKEVYLIDACRTVFGKSRPDGIFANTRADDMVVKVIRSLLERNPEVPRDRIDDNVWAATTQWGDQGLTIGRTTAILAGLPVTTPGCAVDRMCAGGLTAACFGASEIQVGAADLVIAGGVEHMFRHPMGEGADPNPRFLAEKIVDQSALNMGMTAENLHDMYPDITKEMCDEYSLLCQQKAKKALDEGKLGRTIVPMTVWSGNGWRVADRDEQPRPEATMEGMRDLRTPFRVKGRVTPGNASGLNDGAAGVLLASEKAVKEYGLKPRMRLVQYAFAAVKPEIMGLGPIPATKKVLERAGMDFDDLDIIELNEAFAVQCVAFMKEFGMKLLDDPRLNPWGGAIAFGHPLASSGCRLMAHLAYEFEENPKARYGLTALCVGLGQGGAVIWENVQG, translated from the coding sequence ATGGCCAGGGAGTTGAAGGAAGTCTACCTCATAGACGCCTGCCGCACCGTCTTCGGCAAGTCGCGCCCGGACGGCATCTTCGCCAACACGCGGGCCGACGACATGGTGGTCAAGGTCATCCGCTCCCTCCTGGAGAGGAACCCCGAGGTACCCAGGGACAGGATCGACGACAACGTTTGGGCGGCCACCACGCAGTGGGGAGACCAGGGGTTGACCATCGGGAGGACCACGGCCATCCTGGCAGGGCTGCCGGTGACCACACCGGGTTGCGCCGTAGATCGCATGTGCGCCGGCGGCCTCACCGCAGCCTGCTTCGGGGCATCGGAGATCCAGGTGGGAGCCGCCGACCTGGTGATCGCGGGAGGCGTCGAGCACATGTTCCGCCATCCCATGGGAGAGGGTGCGGACCCCAACCCGCGTTTCCTGGCGGAGAAGATCGTGGACCAGAGCGCGCTGAACATGGGCATGACTGCCGAGAACCTGCACGACATGTACCCGGACATCACCAAGGAGATGTGCGACGAGTACTCCCTGCTCTGCCAGCAGAAGGCCAAGAAGGCCCTGGACGAGGGGAAACTCGGCAGGACCATCGTGCCCATGACCGTCTGGTCGGGCAACGGCTGGAGGGTGGCGGACAGGGACGAGCAGCCCCGCCCCGAGGCCACCATGGAGGGCATGAGGGATCTGCGCACCCCCTTCCGGGTGAAGGGAAGGGTGACCCCGGGCAACGCCTCCGGCCTCAACGACGGGGCCGCCGGCGTCCTGCTGGCCTCGGAGAAGGCGGTGAAGGAGTACGGGCTCAAGCCCAGGATGCGCCTGGTGCAGTACGCCTTCGCCGCGGTGAAGCCGGAGATCATGGGGCTGGGCCCCATACCGGCCACCAAAAAAGTCCTGGAGAGGGCGGGCATGGACTTCGACGACCTGGACATCATCGAGCTCAACGAGGCCTTCGCCGTGCAGTGCGTGGCCTTCATGAAGGAGTTCGGCATGAAGCTGCTGGACGATCCGCGCCTCAATCCCTGGGGAGGGGCCATCGCCTTCGGGCATCCCCTGGCCTCCTCCGGATGCCGGCTCATGGCTCACCTGGCCTACGAGTTCGAGGAGAACCCCAAGGCCAGGTACGGCCTCACCGCCCTCTGCGTGGGGCTGGGACAGGGCGGCGCCGTGATCTGGGAAAACGTGCAGGGCTGA